A window of Tachypleus tridentatus isolate NWPU-2018 chromosome 7, ASM421037v1, whole genome shotgun sequence genomic DNA:
TGTAGTTCGGAAAAAGGCTGTGGTATCGCAGACTACAgagacaaaaaaaagaaagaaattaaagaatatatttaaatacatacattaaatgtagcagtattaatattgtttggaAGGGCAATTTTTATGGGCTAACAACATTATATCTGAAATCTGAGAAGGacagttattattaatgttgataCACAACACAAACTAACAGTAATATACAGATGTATACTTATTTTCAGGTTCAGATAACATGTCAGCACTGatgaaattcaaattttaaaaatgtaattggcatgaaaaaacaaaacttcttataatgaaaaaatattataatgctaAAGTAAATGTTTCTTCATGTAATGAACATACCTGAGGAACAGTGTACATGTGATCTGACTCTTGACATAGTCTGGTTCAATCTTAAAATGTTTCTTCATGTAATTAACAAACCTGAGGAACAATGCACATGTGGTCTGACCCATGACATAGTCTGGCTCAATCTCGGAAAATTCCCAAGGTACATTTCTTATGGATTTCAAGAGAGGATTGCCTTTCTGAAAGAGAAAAAAGACATTACATTTGAGGAGAATATTTACACTCAGGCATTAGCTGTATAACACTAACACAGCAAGAGGAATTCATAGATACATACTACCATTAAAACCACTAGTTGAACACAAGAAAAGGAAATAACTGATACGTACTACCAGTAAAATTACAGGTTTAACACTGACACAAGAAAAGGAAATAACAGATATCTACTACCAGTAAAATTACAGGTTTAACACTGacacaagaaatgaaaataacagatatgtaCTTCCAGTAAAATTACAGGTTTAACAATGACACAAGAAATGGAAATAACAGATATGTACTTCCAGCAAAATTACAGGTTTAACACTGACACAAGAAAAGGAAATAACTGATATGTACTACCAGTAAAATTACAGGTTTAACACTGACACAAGAAAAGGAAATAACAGATATCTACTACCAGTAAAATTAGAGGTTTAACACTGacacaagaaatgaaaataacagatatcTACTACCAGTAAAATTACAGGTTTAACACTGACACAAGAAATGGAAATAACAGATATGTACTTCCAGTAAAATTACAGGTTTAACACTGACACAAGAAATGGAAATAACATATGTACTACCAGTAAAATTGCAGGTTTAACACTGACACAAGACAAGGAAATAATGGACATGTACTACCACTAAATTACAGGTTTAACACTGATACAAGAAATGGAAATAACAGATATGTACTACCAGTAAAATTACAGGTTTAACACTGACACAAGAAATGGAAATAACAGATATGTAGTACCAGTAAAATTACAGGTTTAACACCAACACAAGAAAAGGAAAACACAGATATGTTGTATCAGTAAAACCAGTAGTTTAACACTTAGACATGAAAAGGAAATAACAGATATGGTCTACCAGTAAAACCACTAGTTTAACACTAACACAAGAAAATTACAGACATGTACTACCAGTAAAACCACTAGTTTAACACTCACACAAGAAAAGGAAATAATAGATATGTACTACTACTAAAACCACTAGTTTAACATTAACACTACCAGAAAGTAACACAAACACAAGATACTACCAGGattgtaataatgtattttattaacttgtgttaatgttaacattaacaaacaGTGGTTTTACTAGTACATATCTGTTATATCCTTTTCTTTGGTTAGTTGTAAACCAGTAGTTTTACTGGTAGAACATATCTGTGATTTTCTTTTCTTGTGTTAGTGTTAAACTAGTGGTTTTACAAGTATTACATGTTTGTTATTTCCTTTTCTTGTGTTAGTGTTAAACTAGTGGTTTTACTGGTAGTACATGtctgtaattttcttttcttgtgtTAGTGTTAAACTAGTGGTTTTACTGGTAGTACACATCTGTTATTTCCTTTTGTTGTGCTAGTGTTAAGCTAATAGTTAAACTAGAATTGCCATTTTAACTGTACCGTTTGGTTAGTATTTTACTAAACAAACACTGTACTGTGTGTCTTGTATCTTTCTAACAGATGCTGTACTATAAGGCTAGTATTTTATTGTAATCTGTGTCTGTTATTTTACTGAACAAACACTTGGTATACTTGTAGAAGGCTGTATGACTAAAGCTGAATTAACTTACTTGTCGAGGGTTAACCAGGATTGTATTTTTGCTTGGTTTTGCCTGTTTATGTACAGAGGTTTCTGgactgaaaataaaaactaatttcaataaagtttataaaaatgttggatTTTTTTAATGTGCAATAATATTAAGTTACATATGACAGTAACAGAAGCCAACAAtatgatatataattatatttactagTAAGAGACATTTccttaaaaatgtattctaaggacagctgctatgggtattaaattcttaataaataaaatacagaactacagttttgtactttattttaattaaggttcTTAAAGCCCTCACCacccgtctttagaatacatttttacttcaagtgggtttctcattatcatAAAGAAATTAGTGTACATTTTCTTACCTACTATAAAACTATATCATCATTATAGAACTAATTACACACTGATAGTTACTGTAAATACTGTCCAAAACAGTGGCCTCATTCATGGTTACTATTTCTCTACTGGTCACTTTGTAATTGCAAATGGCTTTATCTTTTattgtaactatattttattatttattatagtaaagctTTGAAAATATATGGGAATGAACAAAGAATAACTAGaataacattacaatttatttaataaaataaacttctaattTTTCTACATGTCATTGTTTGTAAGAACTTTGTCTCAAAATCTGGTCGTCTAATAGCAGAAAGTAATGATCACTAAGCTGTTGATGAAAGATTTACTGTCTTTATTAGTAcatgttacaaacaaataattaattacttctaatgaattaataaaaggCTGTTAAATGTACTGAAAAATAATGAAAGAGTGTTActcataaattaaataaattgtgtTCTGTAAAAATGTTGGATGGCTGTATGTTATTATGCATATTGCTACACAATCGGCTGTGTTGCATCcattacaggtatcaaaaccaaattTCTAGTGCTGTAACTACACAGTATTACTACTCATGAGTAAATTCTGTTTGTAGAGCTATTATTGATACATGTTATACACAAATTAATCCAGTATTACTTAAATGACTATTTAACATCATCCATGGATGTTTCTAAACCCTGATAATTATGCATTTTAGttgattatttgttaatataagtacattatttttataatggaaTTATAGCATTCCACAAtacaaaagaataataattttgtttaggcTTGTGTGGATATTGCCCAACTGGTAACTTGCAAAACTGTGCCTAAAGGGAGATGGTGGGTTATATTGTGGCCCAAAATGTCATCTTAAAAACAACTAGGTTCATTTGTTCTTTGCATACACACTGAAAGAGTAAAGAAGTTTATGATGAATATTACCTGCATATGACATCATCAAACCAATGAACATGTGATacaattttaacttttcattgCAACAACTAAAGGTCAATGAGTTTTTGCTCTTGTCTGTTAACGTGTGATTCGTGACATGTACCATACTGTCATAAAACCAATGAATTACACAATTAAGTTGACAACTAAAAAACAACTAGTTTTTATCTATGAAGAAAActactattttttatttgtgaggaaaattactattttttaaaaaactagttTTTATCCATGAAGAAAGTTACTATTTTTACCTATGAGGAAAGTTACcatgtttttaaaaacaactagTTTTTATCTATAAGGAAAGTTGTTACTATTCTTTAAAAACCTAGTTTTTATCTATAAGGAAAgttgttactattttttaaaaacctAGTTTTTACCTATGAGGAAAGTTActcttttaaaaatgaatatatttgttcTATAAAGAAAGTTACTCCTTTAAAAAACAACTAGTTTTGTTCTATGAAgaaaattactctttttttaaaatacaaatagatTTGGTTTATGAGAAAtgattgtgtttttctttctttttcttgttttattcttCTTCCTACTTCATGAATTCTAATAAAGTTTTACTTCTGCTTAATTCTATGTTTTGTTTGGTACAGTGATTGTTGTACAGTGTTGTTAAAACTTCATGCATCATCtagtactgaaaatattttgttttttcttcattcagtGTAGAAGTTTTCTTTTGTTCTACTGATGAACAAATACTGTTATGTTGTTATCCACTATCATGAACTACGGCAACTCCAGTGTTCTCACTTCTAAAAACTAATGCTAATACAAAGATCTACATACACATTTCTATAATCTGTCATTACAAAagtcattctcacatttacaaaacaaaatacttttctttttctaACCAACTTTAAAAGGATCatagaaagtaattttcaaacttacATTTTCTTCTCTCCAGGAGGTATCAAAGAGTAGTACTTAGAATTCTTCAGGTGGACAAATGCACTTTCAAATGTTGTCGATAGTTCTGGGCAGTTTTTATCAAGATGTTCCTTGTGGTCTGGAACATTAGTATTTTCTATATTTGAACTACTATCCCCTTTTCCTTTCTGTTGTACTGGACACTTGTctacttctttgtttgttatgcTTCCTGCCAAGAGTAATCCTGGCTGAAAATGTTGTTGTACCTGAAAGTTAGTAACATAATTTGTAAATCTGGTAAAGTTTGTAAATGATATCAAACTCTTAGAAATTTATGGCAATATTAAGGATGCTCAGGTGCTACAGATTTACTTGGATAAATATTTCTCACATGTAGTAATTGCAAGATAATTCCATACTTAATGCAGATGGAAACCTAGTCAATAACAGAACTGAAGTAAAGGATCTTGGCATATGTCACTCAAGCCATCACATTTTGTGCTAGTAGCTGAGCTAATTAAATGTTAGAATGTACTTGCAGATGAttagaagtaaaaaatgtaattatttgtttacagGTATCATTAGTTAGGCCTCACTAAGACAGTCTTGATGTCCTTTTCCAGAAGTGCATATTAACTTATTGGAAGGATCATGCTAGGATGGTTCTGGAGACAGAAGGGTTAGTGTGAACTAACCTGTACAACTCGCATGGGAACTTCACTTTAACGTTCAGACTACGATACAACAATGTCAaactgacaaaaaacaaaacagtatctAGTGGACTATAATCTCCTCACCATGCACTGAAAATAGTTAGTATTCATTATACTTGTAAGTGTTGTTAAAAAAGATTAGTGGACTCAAACTAAAGTCAGAACATAAGTCGTAAAGTTGAAGacagtgaaataaaatacttaattgcGTTCAATTTCGTATTCCACAAGAATGCATACAACACTCaaactgttacatattttttactaTGCAAAATGATTTACGAGCACTACAGTATATAATACATAAAGTATACGAGGCCACCAAATAGTTTACGGTATTActataaaaatcatgttaatattacatacagatattccttGTTTTTCCACAAATTCATCAATTTCACTAATACTAGGAACTACAAATTTCTTTTCTCCATCCATTCTTCAACAATCCCTCTACTGACTGAAAATgtgcaactgaaaaaaaaaattaattatccaCCACAGAAACAAACCTTTGTGTTAAACTTTTAGTTTTCGctttaatataaagttacttGTAACATAGTTAACAATTTGATAACTCTTATGGTTTGGTAGAAAATACTTTCCGATTTGTAACCATTTTCCAGAagaatttctttgtttcaaaattttcgcgaaaagctacatatGAGGGCATAATAGCCGCTCCTAATTTTAATCtcacagactagagggaaaggtaGGTGGTCAAAAGTTCCAAGTTTTAATTTTTGGGTTACTCTTGTATGATCGAATAGTGTTTTTTGACcgttatgtttattttgtgcaaTTACAGCCGCAAAGTGCTAAGCGCATTTTCACGTTGACGGGACATGAACTTTACTCTCGCATTCACACTTTGGGTACACAGGCCATAGTCCACGTGCCTGGCTTTTTCGAGATATAGACAGAGTATTTAACCAAATATAAGCCAATTTGAGTTTGACATTTCTTAAGTTtttgaaataacaatttataacCATATAACTgcctttattaaattttgtttgaaatagagTTTTGTCTGAgtataacaaacaatatgaaaataaaattaagaaaagaaaattaaatgcgAAGTTattaagaaacataaacattacaGAATTCAGGTTGAAGTGTCGCAGTTGAAAGAATTATTAATTTCATCATTCTGTAATTACTATAAAATATGTGTATTTACAGGTAtattaggatatatatatatatatatgtaatcacTTTCGTGCAGATATTCTGACCGCAGTCGAACCATCACTATACACACAGTGCGAATGAAAGtcgtaaacattatttaaataaaggtTACATTGTATAGTGGTGTAGGAAGGAGTTTCAAAATGGGAATATTTGGAAAAAACAGCgcagattataataatataatttacaactgCATTGTAATTCATGTATGTAAAACTATGATAAActataatccgtgatgacgagaaaactcacttgtagagaaaaatatatatgtaaaaacagctggtatgagttgagaaaatttttacgtagaggagagaacaccgtttcgacctttttcggtcatcgtaaggttcacaaagaaagaaagaggtaactgaccggggcctagcgcgttaaggcgtgcgcttcgtaatctgagggtcgcgggttcgcgcccgagtcgtgccaaacatgctcgccctcccagccatggggtcgttataatgttacggtcaatcccactattcattggtaaaagagtagcccaagagttggcggtgggtggtgatgactagctgccttccctctagtcttacactgctaaattagggacggctagcacagatagccctcgagtagcttggtgcgaatttccaaaaaccaggtaactgactgatatcttaccatatgtttgaagggggttatgTAAccaagtgtaggaatgtagagggcgagtTTAAATGtttggttatatttattaatattggtataaaggtgttcctttgtattggtttactttgggcttgagttgttgtataagtaaggcttctttaattttgcgtttgtttatgtttgtttctttctctagtatttgagtgttttatggttatgttgtgtttatttgatttgcagtgtttgaaaacgtcggaaggt
This region includes:
- the Ercc1 gene encoding DNA excision repair protein Ercc1 isoform X2; the encoded protein is MRVVQVQQHFQPGLLLAGSITNKEVDKCPVQQKGKGDSSSNIENTNVPDHKEHLDKNCPELSTTFESAFVHLKNSKYYSLIPPGEKKIPETSVHKQAKPSKNTILVNPRQKGNPLLKSIRNVPWEFSEIEPDYVMGQTTCALFLRFVNYMKKHFKIEPDYVKSQITCTLFLSLRYHSLFPNYIHDRLKALGKSYQLRVLLVQVDVTDPHPTLKELSKIAILADCTLMLAWSPEEAGRYVETYKVFENKSAEFIMEKQEDDLYSQLVDALTTVKSINRTDAMSLLSMFGSLEKIVEASENDLSLCPGIGPQKAARLHWVLHQPFIKSQGQHV
- the Ercc1 gene encoding DNA excision repair protein Ercc1 isoform X3 — translated: MDGEKKFVVPSISEIDEFVEKQGISVQQHFQPGLLLAGSITNKEVDKCPVQQKGKGDSSSNIENTNVPDHKEHLDKNCPELSTTFESAFVHLKNSKYYSLIPPGEKKIPETSVHKQAKPSKNTILVNPRQKGNPLLKSIRNVPWEFSEIEPDYVMGQTTCALFLSLRYHSLFPNYIHDRLKALGKSYQLRVLLVQVDVTDPHPTLKELSKIAILADCTLMLAWSPEEAGRYVETYKVFENKSAEFIMEKQEDDLYSQLVDALTTVKSINRTDAMSLLSMFGSLEKIVEASENDLSLCPGIGPQKAARLHWVLHQPFIKSQGQHV
- the Ercc1 gene encoding DNA excision repair protein Ercc1 isoform X1; translation: MDGEKKFVVPSISEIDEFVEKQGISVQQHFQPGLLLAGSITNKEVDKCPVQQKGKGDSSSNIENTNVPDHKEHLDKNCPELSTTFESAFVHLKNSKYYSLIPPGEKKIPETSVHKQAKPSKNTILVNPRQKGNPLLKSIRNVPWEFSEIEPDYVMGQTTCALFLRFVNYMKKHFKIEPDYVKSQITCTLFLSLRYHSLFPNYIHDRLKALGKSYQLRVLLVQVDVTDPHPTLKELSKIAILADCTLMLAWSPEEAGRYVETYKVFENKSAEFIMEKQEDDLYSQLVDALTTVKSINRTDAMSLLSMFGSLEKIVEASENDLSLCPGIGPQKAARLHWVLHQPFIKSQGQHV